A region from the Afifella aestuarii genome encodes:
- a CDS encoding GFA family protein, with the protein MPMTLKGSCRCGAVHFSVESHTPQPYQLCYCSICRKTAGGGGYAINLGGIAATLKVEGREAIEIFRAEIDRGGHCEISTGERNFCRHCATALWLFDPTWPELIHPFASAIDSELPIPPERVHLMLGSKANWVVPDIGPNDQTFDVYPEESLEGWHKSRDLWVE; encoded by the coding sequence ATGCCAATGACCCTGAAAGGCTCGTGCCGCTGCGGCGCGGTGCACTTTTCCGTCGAAAGCCACACGCCTCAGCCCTATCAGCTCTGCTATTGCTCCATCTGCCGCAAGACGGCGGGCGGCGGCGGTTACGCCATCAATCTCGGCGGCATTGCCGCGACGCTCAAAGTGGAAGGCCGCGAGGCGATTGAGATCTTCCGCGCCGAAATCGATCGCGGCGGCCATTGCGAGATCTCGACCGGGGAACGCAATTTCTGCCGCCATTGCGCCACCGCCCTCTGGCTGTTCGACCCGACCTGGCCGGAACTCATCCATCCCTTCGCCTCGGCAATCGACAGCGAACTGCCGATCCCGCCGGAACGCGTGCATCTGATGCTCGGCTCGAAGGCGAACTGGGTCGTGCCCGATATCGGCCCGAACGATCAGACCTTCGACGTGTACCCGGAGGAATCGCTCGAAGGCTGGCACAAGAGCCGCGACCTCTGGGTGGAGTGA
- a CDS encoding response regulator — MSLVANTAPHLPYLRRFARALTGGQKSGDAYVVSVLEALVEDPDSFNSDNDPRVELFKAFCRYWNSVDINLKEDTVDPVGDPSVRRLEAITPLPRQAFLLMSVEDFSAGETAEILGKSEEEVSRLVDQAGREIAEQVATDVLIIEDEPLIAMDIETLVKTLGHSVTGVARTHSEAIKAVEEHRPGLVLADIQLADGSSGLDAVNEMLQSFSVPVVFITAYPERLLTGERPEPAFLITKPFQPDTVKAVISQALFFERRAS; from the coding sequence ATGTCGCTAGTCGCCAACACCGCGCCCCACCTTCCTTATCTGCGTCGCTTCGCCCGCGCATTGACGGGCGGGCAGAAGAGCGGAGATGCCTATGTGGTTTCCGTGCTGGAGGCGCTCGTCGAGGATCCCGATTCCTTCAATTCCGATAACGACCCGCGCGTCGAGCTTTTCAAAGCCTTCTGCCGCTACTGGAATTCGGTCGATATCAACCTGAAGGAAGACACGGTCGATCCGGTTGGCGACCCGTCCGTGCGGCGGCTCGAGGCGATCACGCCGCTGCCGCGCCAGGCCTTTCTGTTGATGTCGGTGGAAGATTTTTCCGCCGGCGAGACGGCCGAAATTCTCGGCAAGTCGGAAGAAGAGGTCTCCCGCCTCGTCGACCAGGCCGGTCGCGAAATCGCCGAGCAGGTGGCGACCGACGTCCTCATCATCGAGGACGAGCCGCTGATCGCCATGGACATCGAAACCCTGGTGAAGACGCTCGGCCACAGCGTGACCGGTGTCGCCCGCACGCATTCCGAAGCGATCAAGGCGGTGGAAGAGCATCGCCCGGGACTGGTTCTCGCCGATATTCAGCTCGCCGACGGCAGCTCCGGCCTCGATGCCGTCAATGAAATGCTGCAGTCGTTTTCCGTGCCCGTCGTCTTCATCACCGCCTATCCGGAGCGGCTTTTGACCGGCGAGCGGCCGGAACCGGCCTTCCTCATCACCAAGCCGTTCCAGCCGGACACGGTCAAGGCGGTGATCAGCCAGGCTTTGTTCTTCGAGCGCCGCGCGAGCTAG
- a CDS encoding sensor histidine kinase, with product MFSQDAEGHFNWVFNSPAGLSPSTVLGRTDEEVLPLAAAEQLGAAKEAAIQEGEMQQVELCLPYGDDPRWYDVMLVPEEDEDGSQTAIIGAAIDITERKIQEEHLRIVMRELAHRSKNLLAVIQGIARQTAENASSTEQFVSRFNGRIFSLSRAHDVLTEADWRGARIFDLVRSQISLYAEPRLSQVEITGINGFLRPNAAQYLGLALHELTTNAIKYGALGTDEGRVEVSFERVPEDAGRYRFTWCERKGPPVKEPKSRSFGVVMLCNVVPTTVGGEADLVFDGDGLCYELTLAKSQLIP from the coding sequence TTGTTTTCTCAAGACGCCGAAGGCCATTTCAACTGGGTCTTCAATTCGCCTGCGGGCTTGAGCCCCTCCACCGTGCTCGGACGCACCGATGAGGAGGTGCTGCCGCTCGCGGCGGCCGAGCAGCTCGGAGCGGCCAAGGAGGCGGCGATCCAGGAGGGCGAGATGCAGCAGGTGGAGCTGTGTCTGCCTTACGGTGACGATCCGCGCTGGTACGACGTGATGCTGGTGCCCGAAGAAGACGAGGACGGCTCGCAGACCGCGATCATCGGCGCGGCAATCGACATCACCGAGCGCAAGATCCAGGAAGAGCATCTTCGCATCGTCATGCGCGAGCTCGCGCACCGCTCCAAAAATCTGCTTGCCGTCATTCAGGGCATCGCGCGGCAGACGGCGGAAAACGCCTCTTCCACGGAGCAATTCGTCAGCCGCTTCAACGGGCGCATCTTTTCCCTGTCGCGCGCGCATGACGTGCTGACGGAGGCCGACTGGCGCGGGGCGCGCATCTTCGATCTCGTTCGCTCGCAGATTTCGCTTTATGCCGAGCCGCGGCTGAGCCAGGTCGAGATCACCGGCATCAACGGCTTTCTGCGGCCGAACGCCGCGCAATATCTCGGGCTCGCTCTGCACGAGCTCACCACCAATGCCATCAAATACGGGGCGCTCGGCACCGACGAAGGGCGTGTCGAGGTCAGCTTCGAGCGGGTGCCGGAAGATGCCGGCCGCTACCGCTTCACCTGGTGCGAGCGCAAAGGTCCGCCGGTGAAGGAGCCCAAATCGCGAAGCTTCGGCGTCGTCATGCTGTGCAATGTCGTGCCGACGACCGTCGGCGGCGAGGCAGACCTCGTCTTCGATGGCGACGGGCTGTGCTACGAGCTGACGCTCGCCAAATCGCAACTTATTCCCTGA
- a CDS encoding flavin reductase family protein has protein sequence MDQTAATAIDPKLFRNVMSRFASGVTVVAAETESGVRAMTANAFLSGSLNPPLTVVSVAKRAHMHPVLSEAEIYSISFLAREQEDLSNLFAGRKVEGAKAEFFDFHGAPALEGALAHIALTPHAVHECGDHSLFLGEVRGMQAKTGTPLLYYASAYHHLATEPESATHKVANFW, from the coding sequence ATGGACCAGACGGCGGCGACCGCCATCGACCCGAAGCTTTTCCGCAATGTCATGTCGCGCTTTGCCAGCGGCGTGACCGTGGTTGCCGCCGAGACGGAGAGCGGTGTGCGGGCCATGACGGCGAACGCGTTTCTGTCGGGTTCTCTCAACCCGCCGCTCACGGTCGTTTCCGTTGCCAAACGCGCCCATATGCATCCGGTGCTGTCAGAGGCCGAGATCTATTCGATCAGCTTTCTCGCCCGCGAGCAGGAGGATCTGAGCAACCTTTTTGCGGGACGCAAGGTGGAGGGCGCGAAGGCGGAGTTTTTCGATTTTCACGGCGCCCCCGCGCTCGAGGGCGCTCTCGCCCATATCGCGCTCACGCCGCATGCGGTGCATGAATGCGGCGACCATTCGCTCTTCCTCGGCGAGGTCCGCGGCATGCAGGCGAAGACCGGGACGCCGCTTCTTTATTACGCTTCAGCCTATCACCACCTTGCGACCGAGCCGGAGAGCGCGACGCACAAGGTGGCGAATTTCTGGTGA
- a CDS encoding homospermidine synthase translates to MLMSDWPVHGKITGPIVMIGFGSIGRGTLPLIERHFEFDKDRFVVIDPVDTDRKLLDERGIAFIQKEVTADNYRELLTPLLTKGEGQGFCVNLSVDTSSLDIMKLCREIGVLYIDTVVEPWLGFYFDRGMDQAQRTNHALRQTVRDEKARSPGGTTAVSCCGANPGMVSWFVKQALVDLAEALQLTYEEPSQDDRAGWAKLMRDVGVKGIHIAERDTQRAKHPKPMNVFWNTWSVEGFISEGMQPAELGWGTHEKWTPENMRAQQTGCQSARFMLQPGANTRVRTWCPTPGAQYGFLVTHNESVSISDYFTIGEGLEPEYRPTVHYAYHPANDAVLSLHEMFGQAGQAQPKHHILDEDEIEDGIDELGVLLYGHKKNAYWYGSRLSIEETRDIAPYQNATGLQVTSAVLAGMVWALEHPEAGIVEADEMDFRRCLEVQLPYLGPVEGHYTDWTPLTDRPGLFPEDIDDSDPWQFRNVLVHG, encoded by the coding sequence ATGTTGATGAGCGACTGGCCCGTCCACGGCAAGATTACCGGCCCCATCGTGATGATCGGCTTCGGCTCGATCGGACGCGGGACGCTGCCTCTGATCGAGCGGCATTTCGAGTTCGACAAGGACCGCTTCGTCGTCATCGACCCGGTCGACACGGACCGCAAGCTCCTCGACGAGCGCGGCATCGCTTTCATCCAGAAGGAAGTGACGGCGGACAATTATCGCGAGCTTCTGACGCCGCTCCTGACCAAGGGCGAGGGCCAAGGCTTTTGCGTCAACCTTTCGGTCGATACGTCTTCGCTCGACATCATGAAGCTCTGCCGCGAGATCGGCGTGCTTTATATCGACACCGTGGTGGAGCCCTGGCTGGGTTTCTATTTCGACCGCGGCATGGACCAGGCGCAACGCACCAACCATGCGCTGCGCCAGACCGTGCGCGACGAGAAGGCACGTTCGCCGGGCGGCACGACGGCCGTCTCCTGCTGCGGCGCCAATCCGGGCATGGTGTCTTGGTTCGTGAAGCAGGCGCTCGTCGATCTCGCCGAGGCGCTGCAACTCACTTATGAAGAGCCGTCGCAGGACGATCGCGCCGGCTGGGCGAAGCTGATGCGCGATGTCGGCGTCAAAGGCATCCATATCGCCGAGCGCGACACGCAGCGTGCCAAGCATCCGAAGCCGATGAACGTCTTCTGGAACACCTGGTCGGTGGAAGGCTTCATTTCGGAAGGCATGCAGCCGGCCGAGCTCGGCTGGGGCACGCATGAAAAATGGACGCCCGAGAATATGCGGGCGCAGCAGACGGGCTGCCAATCGGCCCGTTTCATGCTGCAGCCGGGCGCCAATACCCGTGTCCGCACCTGGTGCCCGACGCCGGGCGCGCAGTACGGCTTCCTCGTCACCCACAATGAATCGGTGTCGATCTCCGATTATTTTACGATCGGCGAGGGGCTCGAACCGGAATACCGGCCGACGGTGCATTACGCCTATCACCCGGCGAACGACGCCGTTCTGTCGCTGCATGAAATGTTCGGCCAGGCCGGTCAGGCGCAGCCGAAGCACCATATCCTCGACGAGGATGAGATCGAGGACGGTATCGACGAGCTCGGCGTGCTGCTCTACGGCCACAAGAAGAACGCCTATTGGTACGGCTCGCGGCTTTCCATCGAGGAGACGCGCGATATCGCTCCCTATCAGAACGCGACCGGCCTGCAGGTGACCTCGGCCGTGCTCGCCGGCATGGTGTGGGCGCTGGAACATCCTGAAGCCGGCATCGTGGAGGCCGACGAGATGGATTTCCGCCGCTGCCTCGAGGTGCAGCTTCCCTATCTCGGGCCCGTCGAAGGCCATTACACCGACTGGACGCCGTTGACGGACCGGCCCGGGCTCTTCCCGGAAGACATCGACGACAGCGATCCCTGGCAGTTCCGCAACGTGCTCGTGCACGGATAA
- a CDS encoding type II toxin-antitoxin system RelE/ParE family toxin: MKVFKNKWFARFARNEAIEDEVLCATVAYLERGLIDADLGGGVIKQRLARPQGGKSGGFRTILLFRCGDRAIFVYAFAKSRRANLRRDEVVAFKRLASEFLKYDAAALAKAVASGALIEVLCDEIG, from the coding sequence ATGAAGGTTTTCAAGAACAAGTGGTTCGCTCGATTTGCTCGGAATGAAGCGATCGAAGACGAAGTCCTTTGCGCAACGGTTGCCTATCTGGAGAGGGGTTTAATCGACGCTGATCTGGGGGGCGGGGTGATCAAGCAAAGGCTGGCTCGTCCGCAGGGAGGCAAGTCTGGAGGCTTTCGAACGATCCTCTTATTTCGTTGCGGTGATCGGGCGATATTCGTTTACGCTTTTGCCAAGAGCCGTCGTGCCAACCTGCGGAGAGACGAAGTCGTTGCTTTCAAGCGGCTTGCTTCCGAGTTTCTGAAATATGACGCAGCAGCCCTGGCAAAGGCCGTCGCGTCCGGTGCCCTGATCGAGGTTCTTTGTGATGAAATCGGCTGA
- a CDS encoding helix-turn-helix domain-containing protein: MKSADDTYRSDAFAAVHETASDLHEAGLMDKETLRGFDMLCLTPVKALSPDEIKALRERERVSQAVFARYLNVTAGLVSQWERGEKKPAGPSLKLLSLVRNRGLRAIA; encoded by the coding sequence ATGAAATCGGCTGACGACACGTATCGAAGCGATGCTTTCGCTGCCGTGCACGAGACGGCGTCGGACCTTCATGAGGCGGGCCTCATGGACAAAGAGACCCTGCGTGGTTTCGACATGCTTTGTCTGACACCTGTGAAGGCGCTTTCTCCCGACGAGATCAAAGCGCTGCGCGAGCGTGAACGGGTGAGCCAGGCGGTCTTCGCGCGCTATCTCAACGTGACGGCGGGTCTCGTCAGTCAATGGGAGCGTGGCGAAAAGAAACCTGCAGGTCCATCTCTCAAGCTCCTGAGCCTCGTTCGAAACCGCGGTCTGCGAGCGATCGCTTAG
- the pbpC gene encoding penicillin-binding protein 1C, with product MHLTPLPDLYPPTSQLVVDRNGTLLRPFPVADGIWRLDAVKGDVDPLFTRLLLAYEDKRFFAHHGVDMAAMGRAFWQMLRHGRIVSGGSTLTMQVARLLGGDDTRNLAGKAHQILLARALETRLSKDEILDLYLLLAPYGGNIEGVRAASLAYFGKEPRRLTAAEAALLVAIPQSPEARRPDRFPKRAKEARDRVLARAAKAGALRPEIARQARTEASPDTRHPFPMLAAHLANRLAHRADAPPVVALSIDADAQARLEALAHKAAKTLGRKTSVAILVADHRTGEILASVGSSDPLDFARAGFIDMTERERSPGSTLKPLIYGLSFELGLAHPESLIDDRPSAFSGYTPSSFDGEYRGTVTVRRALQLSLNVPAITLLEEVGPARLLARMRRAGVRPALSDVSPPGLAIGLGGLGVTLRDLVTLSAAIARGGRAISLTEEKGQTGAATGKPLGRVLSEAAAWQVSDILAGAPTPLGAKADNIAFKTGTSYGYRDAWAVGFDGNHVIGVWAGRADATPVPGLVGIEAAAPIMLEAFARLGPTRRLRAAPPNLLDVATADLPPPLRHVARTARPGTPGPEIAFPPDGARIDLGLADQHGKGHGEALAVKLRDGAPPFTWFVNGRPVGSTAFRRELFFEPDGPGFADVTVLDRTGKGASVRVFLQ from the coding sequence GTGCATCTCACGCCTCTGCCCGACCTTTACCCGCCGACCTCGCAGCTCGTCGTCGACCGCAACGGCACGCTGCTCCGCCCCTTCCCGGTGGCGGACGGCATCTGGCGTCTCGACGCAGTGAAAGGTGATGTCGACCCTCTCTTCACCCGTCTCCTTCTCGCCTATGAGGACAAGCGCTTCTTCGCCCATCACGGCGTCGATATGGCCGCGATGGGCCGCGCCTTCTGGCAGATGCTGCGCCACGGGCGCATTGTCTCCGGCGGCTCGACGCTCACCATGCAGGTGGCACGGCTTCTCGGCGGCGACGACACGCGCAACCTCGCCGGCAAGGCGCACCAGATCCTCCTGGCGCGCGCCCTTGAGACGCGCCTGTCGAAAGACGAGATCCTCGACCTCTATCTCCTGCTCGCCCCCTATGGCGGCAATATCGAAGGCGTGCGCGCCGCCTCGCTCGCCTATTTCGGCAAGGAGCCGCGCCGTCTGACCGCGGCCGAGGCCGCGCTTCTCGTCGCCATCCCGCAATCGCCGGAAGCCCGCCGGCCGGACCGTTTTCCGAAGCGGGCAAAAGAGGCGCGCGACCGTGTGCTCGCCCGCGCGGCCAAGGCCGGCGCACTCCGCCCCGAAATCGCCCGCCAGGCGCGCACCGAAGCCTCGCCGGACACGCGCCATCCCTTCCCGATGCTCGCGGCCCATCTCGCGAACCGCCTCGCCCATCGCGCCGACGCGCCTCCCGTCGTCGCGCTTTCGATCGATGCGGATGCGCAGGCGCGCCTTGAGGCTCTGGCGCACAAGGCGGCAAAGACACTCGGGCGCAAGACGAGCGTCGCCATCCTCGTCGCCGACCACCGCACCGGCGAGATTCTGGCCTCTGTCGGCTCCTCCGATCCGCTCGATTTCGCCCGCGCCGGCTTCATCGACATGACGGAGCGCGAGCGCTCGCCGGGCTCCACCTTGAAGCCCTTGATCTATGGCCTCTCCTTCGAGCTCGGTCTCGCCCATCCCGAAAGCCTGATCGACGACCGTCCGAGCGCCTTTTCAGGCTACACGCCGTCGAGCTTCGACGGCGAATACCGGGGCACCGTCACCGTGCGCCGCGCCCTGCAATTGTCTCTGAATGTGCCGGCGATCACGCTTCTGGAAGAGGTCGGCCCGGCGCGGCTTCTCGCCCGCATGCGCCGCGCCGGCGTGCGCCCCGCTTTGTCCGACGTCTCGCCGCCGGGCCTTGCGATCGGCCTTGGCGGGCTCGGCGTCACGCTCCGCGATCTCGTCACTTTGTCGGCGGCGATCGCCCGCGGCGGGCGCGCCATTTCGTTGACGGAGGAAAAGGGCCAGACGGGAGCCGCGACGGGCAAACCGCTCGGCCGGGTCCTCTCCGAGGCAGCGGCCTGGCAGGTCTCAGACATCCTCGCCGGCGCGCCGACGCCGCTCGGCGCCAAGGCCGACAACATCGCCTTCAAGACCGGCACCTCGTATGGCTACCGCGACGCCTGGGCGGTCGGCTTCGACGGAAACCACGTGATCGGCGTCTGGGCCGGCCGCGCCGATGCGACCCCCGTTCCGGGCCTCGTCGGAATCGAGGCTGCGGCCCCGATCATGCTGGAAGCCTTCGCCCGCCTCGGGCCCACCAGACGCCTGCGCGCCGCCCCGCCGAACCTTCTCGATGTGGCGACGGCCGATCTCCCGCCGCCGCTCCGCCATGTCGCCCGCACCGCTCGTCCGGGCACGCCAGGGCCCGAAATCGCCTTTCCGCCCGACGGTGCCCGCATCGATCTCGGCCTCGCCGACCAACATGGTAAGGGCCATGGCGAAGCGCTCGCCGTGAAACTCCGCGACGGCGCGCCGCCCTTCACCTGGTTCGTCAATGGTCGCCCGGTCGGCAGCACCGCCTTTCGTCGCGAGCTCTTCTTTGAGCCGGACGGTCCGGGTTTTGCCGATGTCACGGTGCTCGACCGAACCGGCAAAGGCGCCTCCGTCCGCGTCTTCCTGCAATAG